The genomic segment GCGCCGTGCTGACCAACACCCGGGATCGGGCGGAGATGCTGCTGCTCATGCAGGGCCAGCGCGGCGAGGCACCCAAGCAGCGCCTGATCACCGCCACCCTGCAGGTGAATTTCGAGCGGTCCGCGAGCGGCCAGTGGCAGGTGGCGAATCTCTCGGTGCTGGCCAAGCCGAACCCGGCGGGGGAGGCGAAATGAGTCCGCGCCGCAAGGTCGAAGCCGATGATAAGGAGCTGTTCCGGCTGCCCGATCGGCAGCCGCGGCGTTGGGTCCTGCCGCTGGTGGCGAGCTTGGCGGCCGTGCTGATCATCGCCGCGATCACGACCAGCACGCTGCTGTTGGTGAAACGCGAAACCCAGCGACACGACGCGGTCCGAGATGTGGCCGTGCTGAGCTTCGTTCGCGGTTTCGTCACGCACTACACCTCGATCGACCCGTTCCACGCCAACGACTACGCCGACAAGGTGCTGGCCCAGGGCACCGGTCAGTTCGCAAAGCTGTACCAGGACAAGATGAATGAGGTCGTCATCCAGGTGGCCCGGGCGGAGCCGACGACGGGGACGGTGCAGGCCGTGGGCATCGAACGCTGGAACCGCGACGGCAGCGCCGATGTGGTGGCGGCCGCCACGACGAAAACCCGTATGCCCGATGGCAAGACCGTGGAAAGCGGCAGCCGCTGGGTGGTCACCGTAACCCAAGAAGGAGGTGCAGGAGGTCCGTGGAAGATCAGCAACCTGCTGCAGGTGATCTGACCGACGCCGCACCGGAGGACACCACCGAGGACACGGCCGCCGAGGCCGAGACTTCGGCTGACGCCGACGCTGCAGCCGAGACTCCGAAGCGACCGAATTGGTTGCGCCGCAACAAGACTGCGCTGGCGATCGGCACGTCCGCGGCTCTATTCGTCGCGGCGGGCGCCTTCGCGGGTGCGACCGTTCAGCCCTACCTGGTGGACCAGGCGACCGTCGACACCAAGCTGGTGATCGCGCGCACCGCGGCCGAGGCGATCACGACGCTGTGGACCTACACACCAGAAGACATGGACAAGCTGCCGGATCGGTCGGCGAAGTACCTGTCCGGGGATTTCGAGGACCAGTACCGCAAGTACGTCGACGCGATCGTGCCGACCAACAAGCAGGCCAAGGTCACGAACAGCACCGAGGTGGTCGGCGCGGCCGTCGAGTCGCTGAACGGCCCGGATGCCACCGCGATCGTCTACACCAACACCACCTCGAAGAGCCCGCTCACCAAGGACATCCCGGCGACGAAGTATCTGTCGTACCGCGTGCAGCTGGTCCGCGACGGGTCGCACTGGCTGGTCACCAAGATGACCACGGTGACCTCACTGGACCTAACGCCCAAGCTGTAGCCGGATCATTGGCGATACTTGCCCCATGGCCGTCGCCTCGCCCGTCTCGGAACGCTCCACCGTCGTCGCGCTGCTGCTGCTGACGTTCGCCACCGGTCTGGTCGACGCGATCAGCGTGCTGGTGCTCGGGCACGTGTTCGTCGCGAACATGACCGGCAACGTGATCTTCCTGGGCTTCTGGTTCGCGCCGCACTCGGGGGTGGACATGACCGCCGCGGTGATCGCGTTCGTCTTCTTCCTCTCCGGCACGGTGATCGGCGGACGGTTCGCCCGTCACCTCGACCACGAGGTGGCGGTTCGGGTGTGGCTGACCGCCGCGCTTGGTGCCGAGGTGGTGCTGCTGGCGGTGTTGGCCGTGCTCGCCGGTGCCGGTGTCCTGCAGTACCACGACAACGGCAAGCTGATCCTGATCGCCGGTCTGGCGGTGGCGTTCGGCTTTCAGAACGCCGCGGCCCGCCAGTTCGGGATCCAGGAACTCAGCACCACCGTGCTCACGACGACGCTGGTGGGGATCGGCTTCGACAGCCGGCTCGCGGGTGGCACCGGGCAGCGGGAAAAGCTGCGCTACAGCGTCGTTCTGACGATGTGTGCCGGAGCCACCGTCGGTGCGACGATGTCGCGCTTCATGGTCGCTCCCGTCATCGCTTTGGCGGCGGTCGTGGTGGCCGCCAGCCTGGCCGTCTTCCGGTACGGTCCGCAACCCGTGACGGCACCGGAGCCTGGAAACTAGAGTCGCGCGTATGCCCACAGTTCTGGTCACCGGCGCAGCCCGGGGAATCGGTAAGTCGATCGTCGATCACCTG from the Mycolicibacterium crocinum genome contains:
- a CDS encoding Mce protein, whose translation is MEDQQPAAGDLTDAAPEDTTEDTAAEAETSADADAAAETPKRPNWLRRNKTALAIGTSAALFVAAGAFAGATVQPYLVDQATVDTKLVIARTAAEAITTLWTYTPEDMDKLPDRSAKYLSGDFEDQYRKYVDAIVPTNKQAKVTNSTEVVGAAVESLNGPDATAIVYTNTTSKSPLTKDIPATKYLSYRVQLVRDGSHWLVTKMTTVTSLDLTPKL
- a CDS encoding YoaK family protein codes for the protein MAVASPVSERSTVVALLLLTFATGLVDAISVLVLGHVFVANMTGNVIFLGFWFAPHSGVDMTAAVIAFVFFLSGTVIGGRFARHLDHEVAVRVWLTAALGAEVVLLAVLAVLAGAGVLQYHDNGKLILIAGLAVAFGFQNAAARQFGIQELSTTVLTTTLVGIGFDSRLAGGTGQREKLRYSVVLTMCAGATVGATMSRFMVAPVIALAAVVVAASLAVFRYGPQPVTAPEPGN
- a CDS encoding mammalian cell entry protein, producing the protein MSPRRKVEADDKELFRLPDRQPRRWVLPLVASLAAVLIIAAITTSTLLLVKRETQRHDAVRDVAVLSFVRGFVTHYTSIDPFHANDYADKVLAQGTGQFAKLYQDKMNEVVIQVARAEPTTGTVQAVGIERWNRDGSADVVAAATTKTRMPDGKTVESGSRWVVTVTQEGGAGGPWKISNLLQVI